Within Ipomoea triloba cultivar NCNSP0323 chromosome 9, ASM357664v1, the genomic segment AGCTGAGTTGTGGTTTCAAAGATTTCTTGCACTTAACACTCGTCAAAATCCTGGAAAGATACAGAGATATATCTTGTTTCCATGGTATACTGATTCTTTcctgaaaagaaaaaacaaaaagaagaagaaacagagTTCTCAATCAATCAGAGATCTGGGTTGAAGAAAAAGGCATCTGAGAAACAAGGTTTGTATGTGGATAAGTGGGCATTGCTTTAAATTTGGGATTTTCTTGGGTGGTTTTTATGGATCTGGGAAATTCTGATACTCTCCCTTTTGGGTTCTaaatttgtgtgtttaatttccAGATCTGCCCGAACGAGGAATTTCCCAGAAACAGTTTTAGTGGAACACAATGTTGTCTCAGAAGCAAGCAGAAGAAGCAATTGTCCCAAACTTCAGTGAAGCAGAGCAAGAAGGAGGCACCAAAGAAGGAGCCGAgagaggaggagaagaagaagaagatcactCGCTTTTCAGTGTCAAGAACTTTCTTTGGCATGGCGGCTCTACCTGGGATGCTTGGTTCAGTTGCGCTTCCAATCAGGTAACTAACTCACTTATTCTCAGTTTCCCCCAAATTTGAAACACTTCATTAATCAATTCAATCTCGCATGTTGTTTTTCCCAGGTGGCGCAGGTTCTTTTGACACTCCCATACTCGTTTTCCCAGCTGGGCATGTTGTCGGGCATAGTGTTCCAAATCTTCTACGGCATCGTGGGAAGCTGGACGGCGTACCTTATAAGCGTCCTCTACATAGAATACAGAAGCCGAAAGGAGAAAGAAGGCGTCAGCTTCAAGAACCATGTTATTCAGTGGTTCGAGGTTCTTGACGGTTTACTCGGCCCTTACTGGAAAGCCGCCGGGCTGGCCTTCAACTGCACTTTTCTTCTCTTTGGATCTGTCATTCAACTCATAGCCTGCGCAAGGTACACCAAATTCGCTTTTTTACTTCAATTCTCCTGACAACATGTTTtcaaacgtttttttttttttttttgtttgtggaATGAAACAGTAACATATACTACATAAATGATCGGTTGGATAAGAGGACATGGACATACATATTTGGAGCTTGTTGTGCAACCACTGTTTTCATTCCTTCGTTCCACAACTACCGGATTTGGTCCTTCTTAGGCCTTGGGATGACAACCTACACCGCTTGGTACCTTGCTATTGCGGCTATCGCTCATGGACAGGTAAATAaaaaacatctaaatttatctGGGAGATAGATAAGTTAGTTCAATCAATCATCCTAAATCTTTGCTCCAGCCACAGAGTATAAGGGTGCGAATCTAAGAACTAATTGGACAATTCCTAATTTAAgattatgaagatttatgattaacagatactgcattgtaacagaatcattAGTACTAAAAAACAATTAGTCTTGCTTAAATTAAAAgatttaatgtaaaaaaaatatataaatttacctactttttaaaaactatttaaagACAAATTTCATTCTATTATTAACCTTAATTTTAAACCATTTTTACTAGGTGGAAGGTGTGCAGCACTCTGGCCCACAAAAACTTGTGCTGTATTTTACCGGCGCCACCAATATTCTATACACCTTCGGTGGTCATGCCGTCACTGTGTAAGTTCCCAGAACTAATTTTATACGTTTTTTAATGAATCAAAATATATCGTATGAAActataaatgttttcaaaaaaaaaaaaaaaccctgcagtaaaaagtaaaaatatatgtaatgttAAGTTTCCAGCTTGGACTCCTCCACCGCCCTTTGGTGGTGGTTCCACACGGCTTCTGTTGGCAGCTTTTGCCGGAGGTTTTGGGGTTTGAGATTTTAACAAACTCCGACACAATTATGCGATTAcctttttcctttgtttttgcCGAGAGATGAAAACTACGTTTGCCTTCTCGTATTCCAGTTTTTGCTAGCTAACACCATTAATGCATGGACCTATACTAGCTCCCATTAACCATGCAAATTGCTTTCACAATAATACTCATTGTAGGACTAAGATCTAGATTAGTACTTGGAAAATTAAGTTGTCTGTGCTAGCTAGCTTAGGGTCATTTCTGTCTTTACATAGAATTGCATTAGGAATTCTACCTAACACCTACACTATCTtggaatcaagaattcaatgccCGCATTCTCATATATATAGTAGCATTAGACTACTAATTGGGGTAACTCCAATCAAGTTAGTCAACTAAtttgtttagtaattataagattttaaGTTCAGTTCCTCGCTTGAGAAGTTTATTGGTTTTCTTGGTTATAAGAGGTCAACGGTAGACaatctaagttgatttatctccttgtgaTTATTTGTTTGTTAGAGTTACAAGTCGGGTTTTATCTAAAACACATTTTTGAATTCGTGACAGTGAATTTGTTCATAAATCAAAGGAATGGACTCAATAGAGTACAAGTTTACCAACCACTCTTTGGACTAAAATAACATacattaaacatttttttttctgtggAATATAACTCAATAATTACTTCACTTTTGACTATTTGGATCTAAACGTGATTAGCGGATACTGCCTAAAATATCAAAAAAGTGctccaataaaataaaatagtactTCAATATTCTTGAGCTAATACATGTCATTAGGTCCAATATGATGATCTCGGGTGGAGACAAAACcttttgaactatatatatgtgcatcTTAATATTTTACCCATGGATCATCTCAAATTCTCAATCATTCCAATCCTCTTTTCACCTTAATGAGATATAGTACTTGAAAGTTCTTTCTATAATGATTTGTGTATACCTCATGATTGGTGCAtgtgaacccaaaaaaaaaaaattaaacatttttggttgttactccgtatattttactCCGTAATTGTTATTTATTGTGACTAATATTATACTTTAGTTTACCATCTGATTTTGTTTACCTAAAAAATTTTCAGGGAAATCATGCATGCAATGTGGAAGCCCCAGAAGTTCAAATACATTTACTTATTCGCCACCCTCTACGTCTACACCCTCACCATTCCCTCAGCCACCGCCGTCTACTGGGCGTTCGGCGACCAGCTCCTAGACCACTCTAACGCCTTCTCCCTCCTCCCGAAATCCGGCTGGCGCGACGCCGCCGTCATCCTAATGCTTATTCACCAGGTTAGTCTTTTTTATCGTACACATAAATTCAaccatttactatataaattctaaaatttaatGTACTGTGCAGTTTATCACGTTTGGTTTTGCGTGCACGCCATTGTACTTCGTGTGGGAGAAGGTGATAGGGATGCACGACACGACGAGTATTTGCCTAAGGGCACTCGCGAGACTGCCGGTGGTGATACCTATATGGTTCTTGGCCATTATTTTCCCATTCTTTGGCCCTATTAATTCAGCCGTCGGGGCACTTCTCGTTAGCTTCACCGTCTACATCATCCCAGCTCTCGCTCATATGCTCACTTATCGTAAAGCCTCTGCTCGACAGGTAACATGAACTTAAATTATATAATCTCAAACGAAAATAGTTCAGTTCTCTTAAATTAAATAGGCGTGACAATAATTCggtataaaaattaatttttattttgaaaaggaaaaaataaatgtgGGTGGGTGGATGGATGAGAGAGAGGGGAAAGGTACAAAGGCATTAAAGGCTTGGATTTGGAAATATTGGTAGACAAGAAGATATAGGCGAAACGTCATTTTCATTTAGTTATATGTGCTTCATAAATGGACCATCCAAGCTTTAATTTATATACTCTATTATTCCTCTTGGgcttttttcatattatttttttcccgAAATTAATTACTCGTGAGAATTGAGGTTAATTATGTCTTAATTAAACCGGATTAATTAATTGTGATTGCAGAATGCGGCGGAGAAGCCTCCGTTCTTTCTGCCGAGCTGGACCGCAATGTACGCTATTAACATCTTCATAGTGGGCTGGGTTTTGGTGGTCGGGTTCGGGTTTGGGGGATGGGCCAGCGTCACCAATTTCATCAAACAAGTGGACACGTTCGGGCTTTTCGCCAAGTGCTACCAATGCAAGCCGCCCAAACCGGTGGCGCTCCCGCCGCATAACGCCACCGCCCACCACTGAGATCACTCACAAAAactatattttgtattatatattaattacttcCCCCTACACGTGATGTTTGCTTAATTTtctcccacttttttttttgaatattttgttttttttttgtattattattattattattattattattaatattagataAGATAGTGTGTTGTTCTGCGATGATTCCCTTGGTACCAAATCATAGGCTAATGAAATGAATATCATAGTTTGCATCACACCAATGACATTATTACTTGTCATGTTTCCAATGAATagtagtatattattttattttattcttttttaaaaaaataataagtacacaatatatatcttaaacaaattgttaattttacAACTTGTGGAGTTAACAATCGGTcatgttaaaaaataaattaaatatttttcagtgAGTCATGCACGTTAAGTTTATTACACCAAATCATTGACaatgacaaaaaaatttaactcCAAACTATATTACTGACAAGAATTAAATACTATATTACGATTATcaatatattgttaaaatttatCTTACTCCAACTATTGTAACAATTTCGGGCTGATTTAAAGTGAATGAGTGCAAAACAGGCCGGATGATTGAAAGATGTATGAAGACATTTGGTAAGCAGCTTTTTTGACCCAGATAGATTCTCTTCGAAGGTGGGCCGTGGAGCCAAGTATCTCACATGGTCGCACGTTTGTTTGCTATGTCGTCACGTGCCATTATTTCCACTGCCAAACtcactaattttaatttttgataatgtaatttttaaagtgGGGATGGAGTTAATGATACAATTTCCTAAGCAAATATTAAAAGCCACTATATTGTAAAGCAATAAACTGATCTGCTGTACTATTATACTTATTAAATTAGAATCCCCAAACCAAAGGCTCCTATCTTGAAAATCTAATCTGTCGAGGA encodes:
- the LOC116030366 gene encoding auxin transporter-like protein 2 encodes the protein MLSQKQAEEAIVPNFSEAEQEGGTKEGAERGGEEEEDHSLFSVKNFLWHGGSTWDAWFSCASNQVAQVLLTLPYSFSQLGMLSGIVFQIFYGIVGSWTAYLISVLYIEYRSRKEKEGVSFKNHVIQWFEVLDGLLGPYWKAAGLAFNCTFLLFGSVIQLIACASNIYYINDRLDKRTWTYIFGACCATTVFIPSFHNYRIWSFLGLGMTTYTAWYLAIAAIAHGQVEGVQHSGPQKLVLYFTGATNILYTFGGHAVTVEIMHAMWKPQKFKYIYLFATLYVYTLTIPSATAVYWAFGDQLLDHSNAFSLLPKSGWRDAAVILMLIHQFITFGFACTPLYFVWEKVIGMHDTTSICLRALARLPVVIPIWFLAIIFPFFGPINSAVGALLVSFTVYIIPALAHMLTYRKASARQNAAEKPPFFLPSWTAMYAINIFIVGWVLVVGFGFGGWASVTNFIKQVDTFGLFAKCYQCKPPKPVALPPHNATAHH